ATAAATCAATAGAAATTAGTAATCAACTAAAAGGATGTGAGTAAATATGGCAAGAACAGCCGGGATAGAAACCTTAGAAAAGAAGATTGAAAAAGCACAAGATGATGTTGTTAAAACAAAGGAAAAATATGATACAGCAGTAACAAAGTTAAGTGATTTAATGGATAAAAAAGATGCTCTAAAAAAAGAACAACTTGTTAATGCCATTATGAAAAGTGATAAGACTTATGATGAAGTACTACAATTCTTGGATCAATCCAAAGATACAAGAAAATAGAGCAAAAAAACAATCCTTCATGGTAAATCATGAAGGATTTGCTATTCGAGTCGGAAAATTTCAGGAAGTTAACAATACTATTTGCAATATTTCTTTGGGGTATACTTCTTATTATTTTCTTTCCTTAATTGCAATAGCAAATGCACCACTTACCGTATAGATTGAAAATCAAGCAGCAGCAAGGATCTCCTCTTCGAAGACCTGTAAAGGGGTGCGATACCCAAGAATTTTACGAGGCAGGTTATTGCACCAGTTTTGGATCCTAGCGATATCTTCAGATGTCAAATCTGCAAACGAGGTACCTTTGGGGAGAAACCTTCTTATTAGGCTGTGGAAACAGGCATCTTTTGAACGATATATGAAAAAACAGGCCCATAAAAAAAAGTAGCTTAACAATTCAAATCTAGCACCAGATTCTGGTGCTAATGTTTGCGATTTATTGGGACATTTTCAAAAGTGGTTGACAGAAAACAACTACCCCTAGGGGTAGTTGTTTAGTTTATGATTTGCTGTATATATTAAATTCATCCCAAACTGCTTCCAATTTACGAAAAGTTTCGGTCAAGAGCTCTTTTTCCTGAAGACTGATGGATACAATCAGTAAATTAATCAGGCTCATTGGAGCAACCAATGAATCTACAAAAGATGTTACATTGTTTTTTGCGAAAAGAGTCATTTCCGATATTGATGCAAGTGGCGAAAATTTGCTATCCGTGATGGAAATGATTTTGCAGCCTTGCCGCCTCAGCAACCTTACTGATTCATAAGTCCTTCTTGAATATCGCGGAAAGCTTAATGCAATAACTACATCCTCACTGCTAATGTTAATCAGTTGCTCATATACATCGTTGTACTGGGCCTTGATTACATGAACATCCTTTAAAATAAAGTTTAGGTAAAATCCCAAATACTCTGCAAGCACTGCCGAACTTCTTAACCCAAGGATATATACCCTTTTTGCGCATAGGATTTCGCTTGTAACCTTTTCAAGCATATCTTTGTCTAATTCATTCATTGTTTCCCGTATATTTTGAATGTCGGAATCCATGACATTCAAAATGGTTTGTGTGTCGCTAGTGTACTTGTTTGTCAATTCAAATCGCTGAACCGTTGTCAGTTTTGTCTTTATCAGTTCCTGCAAAGCCTTTTGCAGCTCGGGATAACCGCTGAAATCCAACGCATCTGCAAATCTTACAATGGTTGATTCGCTAATTCCAACAGTTTCGCCAAGTTTTGACGCAGTCATAAAAGCTGCTTTGTCATAGTTTTCAATAATATAGTCCGCAATCAATTTTTGGCTTTTGCTGAAGTTCTCATACCTTCTGTTTATTATTTTAAAGATATCTTTTTTCTCTTCTCTCATAATATCACTCTTTTACAAGATTGAACCCTTCCGCAAGCGCTTTTCGATTCAAATCTTTAAATTTTGCGGGAACCCTTTTCAATACAGCCTCTTCAAGAAAATCTTGATTTACGATTCCCGTTACTTTCTGAATCGCTCCGAGGGCTACTATGTTTGAAACTATGGATTTTCCGACTTTTTCGGATGCCGTTTTAATTATTGGTATACTTATTACCCTACCTACTTTTAAGCTTTTGTCTATATCTATGGCAGAATCCACAATTACAATGGCTGATTCCTTTGTGGCTCCCTTGTATTTGTCATAGGCAATTTGCGTAAGAGAAAGTAAAATATCCGCATCTTTGACCTTTGGAAAGTCGATGTCTTCTTTGCTTATGATGACTTCGGATTTGCTTGCTCCGCCTCTTGCCTCAGGTCCGTATGACTGAGATTGTATTGCGTTGTCTCCCTGAAGCAATGCTGCTTCTGCCAATATTATACCAGCAAGTATAAGGCCTTGTCCACCAGATCCAGTCAGCCTAATTTCCATTTGCGACATCATGCGTCATCCTCCTCTCTAAGTCGTTCGATCAATCTGTCATACTGCTGCGTATATTCCGGAGCTTCTGTGTTTTTTAATTCGCCTATCGTAAATTTTCCAACCATTTCATCTGATGACATAGTTGATGCCTTCGATACGGGCACGGCTGAATCTCTAATCCACTTTATCATATCCACGGCATCGCCTAACTTGTTCCGTCTTCCAAAGCTAGTGGGGCAAATAGAAATGGCTTCAACTAGCGAAAAACCTTTTTTGCGAAGCGCTTTTTCAATATAGTTTGTCATTTGCGGTACATGATAGATAGTCGAGCGCGCGGTGTATGTAGCTCCTGCAGCACCGGCTAGTTCGGCTATGTCGAAGCATCTGTCTATATTCCCATAGGGGGCCGTGGAACCAAAGTAATTGGTAGGCGTTGTTGGAGAATATTGTCCTCCGGTCATACCGTAAATATTGTTGTTGAAAACAATTGTAGTAATATCTATGTTTCGTCTTGCCGCATGTATAAGATGATTTCCTCCTATAGCTGAAGAATCACCATCACCGGATACCACAACAACATGTAGATCCGGATTCGCAAGCTTTATTCCAGTAGCAAAAGCCAGGGCTCTACCATGAGTTGTGTGAAGTGTGTTAAAATCCATATATCCGGGCGCTCTCGATGAGCAACCTATTCCGGAAACAACGCATACATTGTCTTTTTCCCATCCGAGTCTATCAATAGCGTCAACAATCGATCGCATTATAATTCCGTGTCCGCACCCGGGACACCACATATGTGGAAATTTGTCAGTACGCATGTATTTTTCGATCAATGCACTTGCCATGATTAAAGGACCTCCTTTGCTTTTGCTGCTATTTCGTCGGGCATAAGGACTTCCCCATTGGCTTTTCCTATAAATCCAAGCTTACAGCTGTCCTTTACTATTCTTTCAACTTCAAGAACATACTGTCCAAGATTTAATTCGGCGACGATTATTGCTTTTGCCTGTTCGCTTAATTCCTTTATTCTTTTTTCAGGGGAAGGC
The Peptostreptococcaceae bacterium DNA segment above includes these coding regions:
- a CDS encoding MurR/RpiR family transcriptional regulator, whose amino-acid sequence is MREEKKDIFKIINRRYENFSKSQKLIADYIIENYDKAAFMTASKLGETVGISESTIVRFADALDFSGYPELQKALQELIKTKLTTVQRFELTNKYTSDTQTILNVMDSDIQNIRETMNELDKDMLEKVTSEILCAKRVYILGLRSSAVLAEYLGFYLNFILKDVHVIKAQYNDVYEQLINISSEDVVIALSFPRYSRRTYESVRLLRRQGCKIISITDSKFSPLASISEMTLFAKNNVTSFVDSLVAPMSLINLLIVSISLQEKELLTETFRKLEAVWDEFNIYSKS
- a CDS encoding 2-oxoacid:acceptor oxidoreductase family protein, which encodes MMSQMEIRLTGSGGQGLILAGIILAEAALLQGDNAIQSQSYGPEARGGASKSEVIISKEDIDFPKVKDADILLSLTQIAYDKYKGATKESAIVIVDSAIDIDKSLKVGRVISIPIIKTASEKVGKSIVSNIVALGAIQKVTGIVNQDFLEEAVLKRVPAKFKDLNRKALAEGFNLVKE
- a CDS encoding 2-oxoacid:ferredoxin oxidoreductase subunit beta, yielding MASALIEKYMRTDKFPHMWCPGCGHGIIMRSIVDAIDRLGWEKDNVCVVSGIGCSSRAPGYMDFNTLHTTHGRALAFATGIKLANPDLHVVVVSGDGDSSAIGGNHLIHAARRNIDITTIVFNNNIYGMTGGQYSPTTPTNYFGSTAPYGNIDRCFDIAELAGAAGATYTARSTIYHVPQMTNYIEKALRKKGFSLVEAISICPTSFGRRNKLGDAVDMIKWIRDSAVPVSKASTMSSDEMVGKFTIGELKNTEAPEYTQQYDRLIERLREEDDA